The Gymnogyps californianus isolate 813 chromosome 3, ASM1813914v2, whole genome shotgun sequence genomic sequence GCTCCTTCCTTGAAAGGGTCCTGGGCTCTTTCTCTGAAGTGCTTTGACATTATTTGTTTCAAGGTTGAACTTGTTTAGACAACAGTCTGTGTACTGATGACAGTATGGACCTATCCAGCACTGGATTGCATAGGCCTCCTGCTGCAGAGTGCTCCTGGAGTCAACTGccaagaaggaacagaaaataacatcttGGCTTCGTTAGCTGAGTCTGACTTACCAGCTTGAAGTTACTCTACTGAATTTTAACAGAGTAGCCAGAGCAAACTGATTAAAGTTAGACAAAAGTATGTTTGGTCCCAACTAAGACTTTTGCAGACCAAATAAATGTGAATGTAATGTCCCAGTGCAGAAATACAGCTATTTTCCAAACACTATATGCTTTCAAACActaagaaaaaacttttcatCAGTGGAAAATACATAGGTCAACAGAAGAATTTGATGTATTATTTCAGACATATAATCCTTCAGAATAAGCTTTGATCTTACAAGTTTTAAGAAATGAGGTAATGTGCTCCATTCTCTTTGCTTCCTTTAGGCACAATGATGTATATAACATATATAGCCAATTTTTAGCTGgactcaaaaaaattaaaaaatctaagAACCAGATTCCACCCTCAAACATACACACTGCTACCTCTGGGCTGAATTCCCATTCACTTCATTCAGAATACACTGAACTAACTTTAGACTAATTTAGACTGCAGCCCTGAAATGAAGCATGCATGACTGAACATCAGCTATTGCAGGGAAGTTGAGTGAAGTCAGCGGGGTCTCAGATGAATACAGGAACCCATCCACATACATGCAGTTGTAGGATAGCCATCTTTTCCTGTGGCCAGAGATGCagaaaactaacatttttagaaaccaaaaagaagcagaataaGAATGGGAGCAGAGGCATGTGCCAGAAACACTTCAGTGTTGTGACTCCATTTAAAATAGGGAGTGAAAGATAACTTTGCTACTGGGTACCATACAGTGACATTTCAAAAGTTGTTCAGTATACCCAGTCCAGATGAAACTAGTGCTAAGTGCCTCTGCCATGGACATAGAGCTCACTGAGACTGCTTCTCTCTTGCATTTCAGACAAAGGACACAAAGGCGAGGACAGCATCCTCTCTTGTGTCAGCAAGCGTTGAGGAACACCAACCTTGTCCAGCCCTCCCACCAGCCAGTAGGGCTACCTGGGCTGATCCCATTTACCTGCTCTTCCTCATCGCACTTCTAGCAAAGCAAGGGCAGCTCAGATTTTTCAGTGTGTGTTGCTTGCCATCTGAGGGCTTGAACTGTTTCTTCAATGTGACACAGACACTTCTACCCAACAGCTCGAGTTGCTGGTTGCCAATGGCATGGAACCATCTGTTCTTCCATTTGCTTCAAATTCCATTAGAAAATTATGATCTTTGATAAGGAATGAGAGGGACAAGAAGAATGGAAGCaaagaatggaaacaaaacTTACATGACCAttggagagagactttttaaagGCTCTGGCCTGGAAAAGAATAAGTAAGAAAGTACACAAGATTCTTTTCGTATCCAAAATATACTCAGCACAATTACGGCTTCATCACTAGTTGAAGCAAACTTTAGTTGCCCTACCTGAATCAAAGTTACATCTGTGTAAGCGGAGTTCAGAGTGGCCAGTAATGACAGTCATATGCAGGTAACTCATAAATCTTTAACAGAAAGGTATCAGATGCAAACCAAGCACAGGCTGGAACACCCTTGGATTCCCACTTTATACTGAAATGGGTCTGGTCTCCCATTCAGGAGGACAGACTGGTACATTTCACTTCCCTTCACTCCACATGTACACTATTCATTTGAATGCTGGTCtgctttaaaagctgctttaaaacCTGGCTGTGAGCATGGGCAGCTCTTACAACcacctctttccctttccattgCTAGAATGGTGCAGAGAAGCGTAGTGTAAATGAGAGCTAGTGTGCACAACCATACCTTACTTTCTAATCTCTGTAATTCTGCAGTTTCCTTTGACAGCTACACAAACCCCATGCTAGAATTCAGATGCCACACTACAAAGCAGACCAAGAAATGCAGGTATTTCTCAGAAGCCTTCTAGACTATAGGCTGGCTTTCTATAGCTGATTGTTCAAAGCAATAGCAAATTGACACAGGGTAAATGTGCATAGACATGAAATAAAGTGAAGTATTTGTATGAACTCCACTGTTGACACTAGCCTGATAAAGGCTAAAAGCTACTACAGctctttattttcctgaaggTTCATATGTTCGCAAAGAGGACATGGAGACACAAGCACAGGTTATTTGCTTATCATACATAACGATGCCCTGAATTACCCTCAGGCAATTTTATGGCACTGGCTCCCAGCGGAGGGATGTGCCAGGCCATACAACTAAACTGCAACAGTACCTGCATCTtgatttttcagtgcttcatGGCCAATAATAGTATCACCTAATATTGAAAAACTAACCAACAGTGTCTTTGAAGCTGAACATAACCCAACAGCTATTTCTGCATGTCTCTATGTCATCAgtgcaaaggcagaaataagGAGATTTCCAGTGATTACGCAGCCTGTCACAATCTAGTCATACTTTCAGCAGGCACCACTACAAACATGGACCTGTACTGGGTGACACTCCCGAGGCTCAGCTCCCCTCACCTTAAGCAATTAAGCAGGTTATTTGAAATAGGTGATTAACCACCCTACATGCCTTTTGCAAttagggaaaagggaagggtaTGTCTTGAAGGTGTTTCAAGGTCTTAGGTGGACTGAGTAGCTATCTGAAGGCTCTCTTTCTCCACTGACTGTACACGGATCAGAAATTAACTGGGGTCCTAAATCTTTGCTTAGGCTAAATGTAGCAAATTTCATTGGATAAATCCAGGCATTGGAGGCTGCAGTAGGGCTTATGTATGCGAATACAGTGCTCAGAACTGGCTCAGTAGCTGGAACCTCGTGAAAATATTCTGATCTGTTCACTAAAGATGTTTAGACAAGGAAAGCTCATCACATTTCAACACACAAACTCGCTGAAGGCTTAACAGCAGCAATGTAGATAACAGATACCTAAACGAGTGTAAGGAATAGGAAACAAAGGTTTGTGGTTTGAACAAAGTGCTGATGAACATCATTACTGTAATTATcgggaaaaacattttactcaaagaaaaacaacttttccaCAGAGACAattataatgtttttatttagcaAATTACTGGaagaattgtttttctgtaaagacATATGGATATGCCCCAATTCCATAGAGCTTCCATTCTCTCAAACAGCTACGATTTTTTGAAATCAGTTTAATGAACAGAAGGGGATATATGTGGAGATGTCAAACTTATTTTTGTCATAAACCACATGATTCCATTTACCACTAATCCCCAAATAATTGACCCGGGGCCACCAAGAGCTTGCAGAACCCTTGCTGGTGCTTTATAGAGAACAGGCTGTTCACACAATTTTAACTGTCCTCTGTTTCTAGCcatgtgaacagaaaaaagacattaaatacTTCCTTAATACCTCTTTTTCCATACTGGCAGTTGCTGAGGTTACCACAGGATcgctttgggtttgtttgttttttttttttacaattgcATATGGAAAGGCAGTGATCTAGGACACTATTTCCCTACTAAGACATGCTTCAAACTATAGAAAACTTTTGTGAAACCCTGCCTTGTAAAAGTAAGAACAGACCCTACAGCATTCATCCTTCTACAGTCTACACTTGACTGAAAgataaagggttttttttcctgagaattgTGTTCCTTTATACTTTGAGTTAGCCCTATATTTGCCTTCTTCTACTGCCTACTAGGCGTTGTGCCTCTCACTTGGCAAGTACTGACGTGATTGCCATTTCCCACCGTGCCAGACTGTAAAGCATGGAAGAGATGACATGATGTAAGTGTCTGCAATAATTACACAGGAGTGTCCCATATTGAAGCATTCTTTGGTTTGGCAGAGAGAAATGAAGTCTACTGCTAAGATCTGCCTTGCATACTTGTGTTTGAATGTCCTTTTCTTAAGAGAATGTCCAGAGATATCCATAGCAGCCTGAAATGAAAACTCACTAAATGCAAATCCAATtctgtataaaaaaagaaagcccttAGAAACAAATCTATTAAGAGGGCTCTTCTCaccaaaaaattaattacaactTTACATTACTGAACTCTGATGAACAAAGCATAACATTCCCTCAGATGTGAGGCCCAACTCAAAACACAAAGGAGGAGTACTTATTAAGTACTTAGTTTTCTGAGATATTCATTGCTTGCCCTATTCTTCCATCCCTTCTGGTCTGAAACCAATCTTTCCCCAGCTGTTTTTggaatgtttcagaaaaaagaagataaactTTGGCCCTATTAGGGTTAATGCTTTTGCATAGACGTATATGACCATAAACTGGTCGACTAGTAGAGGTCTTCTGCTAACATTGTGACTGAGAACAGGAAGAATACAGCCACAATAATATACAGCTGTCTACTAAAAGTATTGCATACAGACATCTTTGGCCATGCAGTCTCTTGGCCTTCTGAAAATATGTGAGCTGCATTGCtaacatgacaaaaaaaatagcaatgttGAGAATTAGAAAGAGGCGGGTATAAGAAGCTGATATTGATGGGGCACTACTTCGAGCAGTCGTCACCATCTGTGCCAGCCCTGATCGGCCTTTGATTGACACCCCAGTTTTGTGCTTCACATAAGTGATATCTGCAAAATCCAGAAGATCTTTCATTTCCTCGTCTTCATCTACAGGCAACTCTTTTTGTGCTTGAGTCTGTGCCTTTTGTCGCACTTTTCTTTCATTGACCTCAATTTGTGCAAAAATGTCAGGAACGGCATCAACAAATTTGTAGCCTTTGGCtacctttctgtttttctttgctctgctgcgctgctgctgctgctgcctctgtgagATTGCAAATATCCTGTCAATGGCCTCCTCTGTCTGTCTCTTATCTGAAAACCTCAGCAGGCGCTCAGCAGTCTTCCTAAAGCTAGCCGTGTTGCGTACACGAGACAAGATCTGCTTCTCaagctgctggaaaacaggctTAAAATGCTGCAGGTTCCTCTCCACAATCCCTATGTAGTCCTTCACTTCTGGCACTGCGGAGCTCCTGATGGCAGAGGCTCGGTCAAAGACAATTTTCTGGCGGTCTGCAATAACCTGTGCAAAGGCAGAGCGGGACCCATCCTCAACGGGCCACAGGTACACCGCGTAGGCGTGCTCACTGGtggtaatgaaaacatccagcTGCGGAGAATCTCCGTGGACGGTGAAGCTCTGCACGTCGACGGAGGGCCCAATGAAAAGGTAAATGGCCCTCGTGACAGGGTGCCGCAAGAGGGTCGTTACATTCACGTAGTTCGTTCCATTGTACGGGTAGCCTCGGGGATACATCCTCGAGGCGATGGTAGCTTTCTCGCTGTGGCCAGTGTCATCCATCCAGTACATCTTATATATCCCATCACGGTGCCTAATAAAGGCCCCATGGACATCATCAACAACTGTTTCTTCGAAAGGCACATCCACATTGTGGAAGAAACTGGTCGCTGCCTCCAGGGGGCTGTCATCTTCTAGATGGATTTGGTCCACTAGCAAGAGAAGCTGGGGATGGAGAAGTATGAGGTTTCTTTGCAATTTTCTCAGCTTCAGTTTAGGATTGTATGCACCCACTCCTTCTCCCCTGATAAAAACCACTCCGCTTCTCTCCATGGCGGCAACCACTCGTCCCTGACAGTCACCAGCCAAATCATGTTTATATTTAAGCCACTTTGAGGAGCAGTCTTCTGTAATCTGCCCTTCCCATGGGGAGAAGCAGCTCTTGGACACGGCAGGGGAAAACATCaacacattattaaaaaaagtatattttggCCCATACAGAGCTTCTGTTATGAAAGGTACACCGTTGGG encodes the following:
- the DSE gene encoding dermatan-sulfate epimerase isoform X2 — protein: MGLPVPPQPPAYQLCGPAGWKPGSDESRYDASLRSVPPPDYGVPKLHYFEDWGVVTYGSALPAEINRPFLSFKSGKLGGRAIYDIVHKNKYKEWIKGWRNFNAGHEHPDQNSFTFAPNGVPFITEALYGPKYTFFNNVLMFSPAVSKSCFSPWEGQITEDCSSKWLKYKHDLAGDCQGRVVAAMERSGVVFIRGEGVGAYNPKLKLRKLQRNLILLHPQLLLLVDQIHLEDDSPLEAATSFFHNVDVPFEETVVDDVHGAFIRHRDGIYKMYWMDDTGHSEKATIASRMYPRGYPYNGTNYVNVTTLLRHPVTRAIYLFIGPSVDVQSFTVHGDSPQLDVFITTSEHAYAVYLWPVEDGSRSAFAQVIADRQKIVFDRASAIRSSAVPEVKDYIGIVERNLQHFKPVFQQLEKQILSRVRNTASFRKTAERLLRFSDKRQTEEAIDRIFAISQRQQQQQRSRAKKNRKVAKGYKFVDAVPDIFAQIEVNERKVRQKAQTQAQKELPVDEDEEMKDLLDFADITYVKHKTGVSIKGRSGLAQMVTTARSSAPSISASYTRLFLILNIAIFFVMLAMQLTYFQKAKRLHGQRCLYAILLVDSCILLWLYSSCSQSQC
- the DSE gene encoding dermatan-sulfate epimerase isoform X1, whose amino-acid sequence is MRTHTRGAPSVFFIHVVCFAFAYGAREDPDAMVPFVNANYDSYPMLYFSKGDMEALRLQATTTHQHIAARLIEAVQTMLSNPLEYLPPWDPKEFSARWNEIYGNNLGALAMFCVLYPENIEAINMAKDYMERMAAQPSWLVKDAPWDEVPLAHSLVGFATAYDFLYSYLSKTQQERFLEVIANASGYMYETSYRRGWGFQYLHNHQPTNCVALLAGSLVLMNQGYLQEAYLWTKQVLAIMEKSVVLLQEVTDGSLYEGVAYGSYTTRSLFQYMFLVQRHFDINHFSHPWLKQHFAFMYRTVLPGFQRTVAIADSNYNWFYGPESQLVFLDKFVMRNGSGNWLAEQIRRNRVVEGPGTPSKGQRWCTLHTEFLWYDASLRSVPPPDYGVPKLHYFEDWGVVTYGSALPAEINRPFLSFKSGKLGGRAIYDIVHKNKYKEWIKGWRNFNAGHEHPDQNSFTFAPNGVPFITEALYGPKYTFFNNVLMFSPAVSKSCFSPWEGQITEDCSSKWLKYKHDLAGDCQGRVVAAMERSGVVFIRGEGVGAYNPKLKLRKLQRNLILLHPQLLLLVDQIHLEDDSPLEAATSFFHNVDVPFEETVVDDVHGAFIRHRDGIYKMYWMDDTGHSEKATIASRMYPRGYPYNGTNYVNVTTLLRHPVTRAIYLFIGPSVDVQSFTVHGDSPQLDVFITTSEHAYAVYLWPVEDGSRSAFAQVIADRQKIVFDRASAIRSSAVPEVKDYIGIVERNLQHFKPVFQQLEKQILSRVRNTASFRKTAERLLRFSDKRQTEEAIDRIFAISQRQQQQQRSRAKKNRKVAKGYKFVDAVPDIFAQIEVNERKVRQKAQTQAQKELPVDEDEEMKDLLDFADITYVKHKTGVSIKGRSGLAQMVTTARSSAPSISASYTRLFLILNIAIFFVMLAMQLTYFQKAKRLHGQRCLYAILLVDSCILLWLYSSCSQSQC